From the genome of Monomorium pharaonis isolate MP-MQ-018 chromosome 1, ASM1337386v2, whole genome shotgun sequence:
GAGGGTTCAGTGCAACGAGTGCAACTCTTTTCGAGAAATTGAGCCTGTCGATCTCGAGGTTGAggaaattcttttcatacTCTAAAACTGACGGCGTATCAGAGAAGCTGCaaggaaaataatatctcTTAAATTCCTTATTGCCCTATTTACTCAACCACGAGATCGAGATCGAGAAGTATCGCACTTCAGATTTAGTCTCGATATCTTGGACAGGGAAAGTTGTCACCCGGATTTTTACGCGCACGACCCTACCTACGATCCGCGTGTCTTTGCAGATTAATAGCGGCACGCATCAGCATCAGACGGTAACCGACTCCCCGTACGCGAAGCCTAACAAGGCTACGAAGAGTTCGCACAGCCCTTTGCCCAGCGAGGCCACCCACACCCGCGTCCACATTACCGAGACTCACGCGACACATCTCTACCAGCCGGGAGAGAGCCAACATCTCAAACAGAACCAGTTGGATTCTATGCTTGGCAATCTCCAGGCCGACATGAGCCGCCAAGGTGTCAACACAACCCAGAAGGGATGCTGCAACGCCTGCGAGAAGCCGATCGTGGGACAGGTAGCCGTCGCGATCGCATCACGATTCCTGAAGCTGACTTCTGATATCCGCCAACTGGATTTCTCCCTTGACTTGATAACGTTTTTGCTGCACAGGTGATAACTGCCTTGGGCAAGACGTGGCATCCGGAACACTTCACATGCACTCATTGCAATCAGGAGTTGGGCACGCGGAACTTCTTCGAGAGGGAGGGCCACCCCTACTGCGAGACAGACTATCATAACTTGTTCTCGCCCCGTTGCGCTTACTGCAACGGGCCCATTCTCGACGTAAGGATCGCGGGATTGTTCTCGGGGCGTTTGAGAGAAAGAGTATAAGTCTCGTGGATTCTTTAGATGCAACCAAGATAAAAAGTATCTCGTAgagagcaaataaaaaaagttccgGTATAAATCCtccttccccccttgaaatttttattccttGGCAGTTATGGTACGTCCGAACTTTctgaaacaaattaagaacATTTATAGTTAGTAACAAActttgaattataatttataatagagtTCTTTTTCAGTTAATATCATCGCTGAGTATGTCAATTTATACTCTTCTCCTGAATGCCTCTCTAAATGTTTCATCGCGTAAGCTCGCTCGCGGAtacgaaagaaatttttttcttccagaAATGCGTGACCGCCTTGGAGAAGACTTGGCACACCGAGCACTTCTTCTGCGCCCAGTGCGGCAAGCAATTCGGCGAGGAGGGCTTCCACGAGCGGGACGGCAAGCCCTATTGCCGCGAGGACTACTTCGATATGTTCGCGCCCAAGTGCGGCGGTTGCAACCGCGCTATCatggaaaattatatatctgcGCTTAACAGTCAGTGGCATCCGGATTGCTTCGTCTGCAGGGTGGGTATCATGCTCGCAAAACTCGTCTGTCTCATcactgaattttattttcagcgTAAACTTTATGAGATCATCCCCATTTTCTTCATGTGCGCTTAAAAATCCCGGAAAAATTGCGGAGAAAACGTCACGAGAAACATACATTCAgacacattaaattttaatgacaattACAGGATTGCAAGAAACCAGTCTCCGGAAAGTCCTTCTACGCGATGGAGGGACAGCCGGTGTGCCCCAAGTGCGTCGGGGTagacgacgacgaggaagaggaagagcaAGAGGCGTAAGGACGCCGCTCGATCCCACCGCCTCGCGTCGTCGCGCCAATTCCTCACGTTGAATTTTCTTTGTCACTATCGCCCAGTTTACCCCCGCACGATATGTTGCCCCCTGTATGCCCTTAGGCTCTAAGAATGCGGAGCCTACCCCTCTGATTTCCCCGACAGGTGATTTAGCTTGACGCTGAGAGGACGACCGAGAGCAGAGAAACGCCGGCTGCGAGCCACCGTCGTCTCAGTTCCGCATCGCAaaacacacacagacacattGTAAACACGTACACTATCACATGGACACAACATATCTCGCATCTCACAGGGCATACTTTCGGCAAACACAAGTATGAGCTAGCTGCTTTCGTTTTCAAGCTCGCGCCTTGACATTGTGCCGAGCTCTTGACAATGAAGAGGAATTTTGTCGAGTCACGCAAATACTACTATTAGTACTGTTTATGagaagtaaagaaataaacatttcctCCCTCACTCCACCCTTTCCCcccaaaaaaagaaaacaacccccaaaacaaaaatacacaCACGACACTGAGAGTCGACTGGCTCATCTACATACACAGCGACTCGGAGATGCGCGTCTCGTGGCAACAGACGCGGGGAAGAGCCAAGCTGAATGCTATGGACGGCAATGCCGTCGTCACAGATGGATGTTTTCATTCCATAGATTGTATAGTAATAGCACATGAATCAAATTGACATTAAAAATTCGTCTTGgcgaaaataacattattaattgcactcgatcaaaatgttttatctcTCTGAAAaactttctaaataattaaatatgttatatgaatatagatataattgcTTTTATCATCAAAGAACTAATTGAAGCAACTTAGGCAAATACATTcaatcaaaaatttgattcatctgataatattatacattttttaatctgttgATACAAAGACAAAACGTCGTACGATGTCTATAgtggttttattaaattcaataaggATTATTTAATccttattttatttgagatgAGGTCaagatgaataataatatatagaaacTATAGAAAATAATGTGTACAGGATGTTTTAAGTTATCgtaaatttgttctttttttaaatatacgtaaacaatatttttctttcgagagttatcatttttattttgtcatattatagtattgataattttttcatattatgatgtatattattgatacatgtgtgttttattaaaaacatccaGCACACTTGtgcaaaatttcatatatttttccgatgtttcttttataaatataggtATATTTATCTTGTAACTGGTATATCGAATTTTCCAAACAGAGTTTACATAGTTTTGCaactttattgaaattattttctcgttTATCAAATTTCTTCTATGACGTTTTCAaacatatctatttttttattttgcaggaTTGCAGACAGAAGTTTCAGGGCGGCTCCTTCTTTGATCATGAGGGATTACCGTATTGCGAGACACACTATCACGCCAAGAGAGGCTCTTTGTGTGCAGGATGTCACAAGCCCATTACTGGTAAGACcagattttagaaattaaaaattttcaatgatACGATGTTAATACgtctttttttgcattttgctGTTCGCAGGTCGCTGCATAACGGCGATGTTCCGTAAATTCCATCCCGAGCACTTCGTGTGCGCGTTTTGCCTAAAACAATTGAACAAGGGCACGTTCAAGGAACAAAATGATAAACCTTACTGCCATGGCTGCTTCGATAAGCTCTTCGGTTAAATAATTTGgaattactttttatgtaatatagcGAAACGAGAGGTTATTTCTCTCTGCaatgttttattacttttgaCGAAATACGTATGAACTTGCTTTGATCTATAAAGTGCGAGACGAGAACTTACATTGCCTAAAGTAGCCTTTTAGAATTtccatttttgaaataaatattgactAATGGACTAATTACGCATGTAAAATGAATACCGCGAATAGGATTTTGATTTTACAGATTAAAGGAATCGAAGAATCTATTATCctgattgttattttttatgaaaaattcaaagtcttgtaaaaattaatagattaacAAAACACTAAATCATAAACTCCATTTAATTTTACGCGGTAAGTTACATGCGATTTCTCAAACTGTTCAGCTTGAGTTTGTCATGTCGGATTTAAGAATTAACGAAAAGGTGCTATACGGTAGCTAAacgttaattatttgtatcaataatatttagtacTATTTGTACAACCGTATCTTTACCAAATATGTCCCTAATGAAAGCTCTTCCCGTGCGttttagaaaaacatttcgtatatttataaaaatatttaaatagcattaatataataatcaattaaacatTACCACAAGTTCACGTATGCCTATATCAATTTGTATATTGcctagaataaaataatcgagaaaattaaaatacatagaccGAATCCGCGTCACTATGTACAAACGATGTAGCGCACAAAGTTGTAAAAGGAAAGATATGCCATTAGTAATTTTTGAGATcgatttatttctattacatagcagaaacgaaaaaaatataacatgtatAGACAtgtatatcttattaataaatttctcaaataGGCGTCTGTGTAGGtgtatgtgtaaaaaaatttgttgatcGTAACTATCTCGGAAAACTATTTACACATCTTACGATGAATAAATTaaggaaaatttatatcttagagatacatacaaaaatatatacttataactaACGTACCGGCCTTgatgcattattaattttgtaagaaattttgctttatatcAACCAATAGTTAAtctaatagttttattaactattaatatcAACTTGTAGTTAAACAATATGTGACAATATGTGTTGTGCCATTACTTGTGCTGTGTAAAGCTATTAACATTCATGACAAAACagaaagaagagaggaaaatattttttcataggtcattttaaaataacttgcATTAAATTTCTGCAATTAGTTTAATCTCTGCGTCTTTCCACAGTTATCacttaaagaataaaaaaattttattatacaggCGTTATTATGCACATGCTGAGTATGAACTTAAGTACATatctttattacaaaatatttacataatttgcaACGAGCCATTCGTCTAAAAAAATCATCCATTTCGTTCAGAATGTTCGAAGCTAAACTgctctattttaaaaaatgtcgagAGTAAAATCTTGCAAGTTTTCACTGAATATCAAATGAACAATAGATTACTCGGCGAATTACAGCGATATCTTTTAAAACCGAATCTCCCTCTCCTTTCTCCTTTCTATCTTACTGTTACTGAAATTCCCCGTATCACAGACGTAACGATTTAGCATCGATTTGGCGTTCGCCTCGGCGGCGCGCCTTATCTGAAATTGTCAGCCCAACGTGGGAAACAGCTCGTTGAAACTGTCGAGGTCGAAGAAGGCATCCGACATGTGTGATTGCGGGGAATCGTGCGACTCGTATCCACCATCCGACGAGCTCGCGCAGTCCAGCAGTTTCGTCGAAGGGACGCCGCAGCTGTCCACGTCGCTCATCGCGGGTGACATGGAATTGGTGTACGCCGGTGAGAACTTCGTCGGGTAGCACAGATGAATGCCTGAAGAGGGAACGGTAAGATGCGCAGTGGCGTCGTTCGCGACCTGGCTGACACTGTTGCCGTTTTCAGTAGTACTGACTACCTCCTGCACGCACTCTTGAATACCGACGCAGCCATCGTTCTCCTCGCCCGCGTACACGATCGTGATGGAATTGGTGGTCTCGTCGTATGTGCCGTAGAGAGTGTCGAGGTCCGACGTTATCTCGGATTCCCGTTTGATCTCAGCCTCGGTCTTGATCGACGTCACGCTGCTTGTGTCGCAGACGTCCGCGAGCAGCCAATTGGACGTACTTCGTGAATCTACGATGGATGATACGCTGTCATCTACGCTTCCACCGGTTCTATTGGTTTCCACATTTTCTGATGTCTGCCCCACCAATGTTTCTGGACGGTCAGATTTTTTAACGGGAGCTTCGTTGACGGACACCTGCAGAGTGAAGAACGATCGGCAGGTCATTAAGGGGGAACGACTGAATCATGAGGGACGCGCGATTGCAGAAAAAATGAATGAAACGTTCGGACTTTCTCCGGAGATCAAAACCTGCATTCGCATTACTAGAATTTGCAATGGCATTAACGAACTCCGTTCCACTTCGGAATGTTTCATCCATCTCTGCGCtacgtttaaattattacacggAAGCATGCAGTTTTCCtttagagaagaaaaataaaaaatagaaaagtgtaaaagagagcaatgtgtaatttttcaaaaagaaaattatatcgcTTCACATGTTAGAATTAGAAGTAAGCGGTCACCGTTTATGGACGATTCgctataatataagatacaaTCAGAAAAGTGTGAGACAAAAATGCGACAAAACGTGAGGAGGTGCAATTATACATCAACTATCGAGACTCACTTGTTCATTTGATCTATGAGGGTTTGCCTCAATCTCTGTGCCAACTTCTCGTAGGAGGCTCTCCGCCAGCTCTTCGAGTCGCTCGGCGTCGTCACTTTGGAAAGCGCTAAACAGTTCGTCAAGAGGAAGTAGGTCAGAAAGTTCAGCAGTACGGTTACTTCGGGCGTCCGCGTCGGGCGCGATGCCGACTGTGCTGTCCCACCCTGCGGCAGAGGGTTATTGGGGGATACTGCAGATCCCAGCGAAGGTACAGCACCGTCGACACGGGCTCGACAGGCGGAGCAGATCGGTTGCTGTTGCTGATCCGTGAGCGTGTTCCTCACTGCGTCCCTCTCGTCCCTGAGCCTCTTGTTCTCGTTTAGCAGCCATTCGTTCTGTGACTTCAGTAGGTCATTCTGTGACCTCAGCATCGTACAATCCTGTGTGAGTAACTCGTTCCTTTCCTTTTGCATCCTCACCGTCTCCTCGAGTTCGTCTAATCTGGCCTTCTTGCGGTCCCGCGAGGTCTGGGCGGCCACTCGATTCTTCAGTTTCCTACCAGACGACGAGGAAAATTATCATTCAGTTAAAACggatgaattttaaaattgaacttttcttcctttattattctcaaaataaaatttatacttttctttgcgttgaaaatcaattttatctcgCAACGAAGAACAGAAGACGAATTGTTTCTACAAAATTACACggcacaaaattaaaaatttcaaagatgaaaaaattgaactcttcttcctttattattcgcaaaataaaatttggataAAACTGTATACTTTTCTTTGCGttgaaaatcaattttgttttccGATGTATGACGCAACATTTCCTGTTTGTTTCACCGTCAGTATTTTTTTAcggttaattattaattaatgataagGGAAATGATAACACAACTATTGCCGGCAGattatattgcattatttcattatttccaGACGGGATATCAAACGGACACACGCACGTAGCAATTATCATGTAATCGCGTTCACGTCAATGGAAACGAATTGTGACGCATGACAAGCAGATAGTCGCGTTTATTATGCATGCATGTTCGCGGGAACATTATTCCTGGTGCAACTCGCACAATACCGgctttacataaatattacttttacaatATCTCTCGATTCCAAGAACAAATTAGTCGAGGAAAAAACTTTCGTCTGTTTTTGAGATTATCAGCTTGCCGATAAGCGAGATAACTTATCTGCAAACTGACGATGTTGAACGTTAAACCATCAGgctttcgaaaaaaaaagaatgtttatcGTAAGTTAAACTGATACGTTAATGATGTAACCAGACAAATACAATTTATCAGctgtcattttattatataagacgAATCTTCGAAAACAGAAATTCTGCGTCTTTCAGATTCgacgaaattaataaatcaatacaaCGGACCGTGTTTGCTAAGTGTGTTACCTTAACAACTGAATAATTATTggcagaattaaaaaaaatatatagaaattaaaaaaatatatacaacagcagaaattattaaacaaaacgTAGAGGCAAGTGCGGGCACGCATGCGCTTgaatcatttaaattataaaaatacatttttcctttttctttcctgTTCtctttttcaagtaaaaaaaaaaatagataaaaatgacGATTCTGATTCTCTCGCTTACTTTCTCTGTAGCTTCTCCTCCCACGACAGATGATCCAGGCGACGTTTCTTCCCGCGCACCACAGGCTCGAGGAGCGCCGCGACGTCGACGCCGCCGTCGTGCATCTCCtcctgttgctgttgctgttgctgctgctgatCGACCTTCCTGCCCTCCATCTTCACTTTGTCTACCAGGATCGACGTCGTGAAATTCAATTTGGACAATGCGCTGCGCGACGGCTCGTTCCGCGGGACCGCCTTCGGCACTCCCTTAGGCAGGGTGATGATGACACTCTTCACGGAGCTCATAATCCGCCATGCGATGTGACGCGTCGAGCGTCCTACTTTCTCGAGGTAAGCTCTCGTGCTATAACTACGTTACGACGATTCCACCGCCGTGTTTTCGATCCTCCGTGGTAATCCGAATCCCGCCCGGGCAACAACTCGTCGTGCGAAACGAGCACGAAAGAACCCAAACAACCATACAACCTGACGGACGCGAGTAAACTGAGGAAACCTGACGCAACAGACCGACGCTCGGTTGCTAGAGGGTAGAGATACCTGGAACGTGTTGCGCCGCGATTGGCCGAGCGTGAGGATCCGCACGCCAATCACCGTCGAGAATTCGTCCGTCGCTCGATGCGGATAACTTCATGCGTCACTCCGCGTCCAGGGGTTCTCAACACCCCTGCGATTCCCTTCCCGCGCCGCattgtaaatttgaaaaaggcGAAACGTACGATCGATTTTATTGACGGTACGTTGACGATAAGAATAGGGACACTATTGTCAAAGCAGATATGCGAGTTGTTAATTATTGGGATCTCGGTGGTACCGACGTCCTTTGGTTTGagaatctctctctttttcttagaGAAATGCCTGTATACGGTTTACGCATCTTTCCCCCTCGATCCCTCGATGACGCATTTCCGTAAAGCCGCATTATTGGCTTCGTTGTGTATCATATCGCTGGCATGTTGCATCAGAATTGTTCTGACTCATTGAAAATAGACTCgcgctttgaaaaaaattgtaaaaaaacgtAAGGGGTAATATCCGATACACAATATGTTGTAACGACATAAAtgattgaaatattgtaaaagatatggaaattttataacactattagaaatactatattaaataaagtaaataaagtcAGTGTTTTGTCATGCtaaagtttcatttttttttatttccgagTTAAGATTATTCACTTATTAGATTTACATCATTTTTGTTGTTTACATTTGTGGCATTTATTAAGTAAagcatctttattataaacatcCCACACAGCAAAACATATcacaaagatatattttacttgaaaatatCTATATCGGGATATCTGTTGCATAGcactatcaattttttaaatgtttttgagatatctcgatactaaaaaatcaattttatttcaaatgtgatatttgatttttaatcttagctttaatttttatagttaagaTAGTCTGAAGTTTATCTTAAGATATGTTGTAAATTATCTTATTGATTACGAAATATATCTCAAAATAAACATGAAgcaacttaaataaaataaaagttaagtaAAATTGACagttttagatatatattttgctgtacaggattataattattacaaataaatattttttttactttataaattttcgagtttaaatttttaatttaaagtaacgCGACCGATAATTATATACTGTCGATAATTTATcaactttaattaatgataatataaattaaaaaatgttaagaaaactttgctaaaattttaaatgtatttaattaaaactcagaatttatatattctaaatttttagaattgttattggtgaaaagtgaaaaaatatgtaatgcaattttagaaatattatttatttctaaataattggTTATCCTTTTTTGTATCCTATCCACATCATATCattaattatctattaataattaattcaacactattgtaatatatttaattaaaagtaatattgtattaaaataataaaattatgataaaaaaacatacgTCTGAATTTGTATGACAATAGCAActgcaataataattgcagtaaaaaacaaaatgctaATTATATGATGTTACATTATAACGGATTATCATAGTGCAGCAGTAACAAATGAATCAAGGTTAAAGTTTAGTAGAAATGATCATAATAGTAATAACAATTAGTAAAGCTAATCAACAACATACAATTGGTGTTGTGGTttcttaatttgatatatattgaCGAGAACGAAGCCAACACGCAGTGATTTGTCAGCCtctatcaattttaaaaatcgaaatgagaaataataatcgatAACTCTATTGCTCCATTATTTCATTTCATTCTGAAGATATGGAGTAGCTATTTGACGCTAGAAATGTTTGTAAGTATTTTTTGATTGATCAATAcgaaattttctatttttattggtcaattaaatgtttcgaAGCATTCGTAGTGTCAAATAGATCGCACCCAGGAAAGGAAAACGTTTAAAGGAATATGGAAACTAAATTgcatgtataaaaaaagatattgcaGAGATACTTTTCATTTTCTGCTATTATCattcattcttttcttttttatttagttactACTATCTTTCAAAACGATGGAATAATCactgattattttttcaaactcGATATTCATCATTGCTCTCAACTTAACATTTCTTCTTTCGTTTGTTAAATTCCCTATTTAATTAGtcaatatatacgtatgtgcgcAAAATTTGCACGCCAATGCGTATAAATGCACTCGTTTATATACAACTTCTAGAAAACATAGATCGAGCCAAGGGCTGAAAGGCTATAACATTTTCTTCATTACTAAACACGTTTAAACAATAGTTTACTTTATTTTCCCCTTTTAAATTTCTCGAGATTGTTTCATTCCGgatgattataaatttttgaacataTTACAGTTCCatccttattattattattattatatatcttatcgCATTTTACTTGATAATTATGTacgtttttttatacttattgtaCTCTTACggcaaatattgtattataaaaacaatataatgagcatagaaagttttttataataaaaatcacaaattctatacgcaatagaaaataattttttacgataTTAAATCTAACTTACGAatctaagaatttttttatacatgcatttctttaaacaattttatcaacattttaatgtaattaaaataattacgataCGTGTGATGTTTCTAAAGCACATAATGGGAAAGATGAAATCTGTACatgcataaaaatttcacaaaattctttttatcagaaaaaaatgGTACAGCCTTTGATTGACTCGACTAAAAGATATGGTTCgctttttttacacaaaactTCATCCTGCCATACTTAATTCGTTACGCAGTTCGTCAGAATACACAGATTAATTCCCTGGTACTAATTTATGGAAACCTAATGACACACTTATTGTTAGTCAACATTCGCTCGCAAGATTCGAAaggcaatataaaaaaaggtgTCGGTCGAAATTGAAGTGACGCGAATCGATTGTTACTTAAAGAAATTGCTACAAAAAGAACAgtctaaaaatatcaattaaatctGGACCTAAGCTTCTCAAGAATCGCGTCACTTACGTTAATCGAACGTCTCTTTGAACACCTAATGTAAACTGCGCTGCGTTTATTATCACGTTTCTTCGGATGCTCAGCGAATTATTAAGATCACCGGGAATTTAACGACTATTTACACGCAGAAATTAGAAGCAGGattcttataaaatctttctatGAGTAATGCTTCGATCGCACTCTAATTCCTTTTTCTGCACTCTTCACTTCTGCATTTAGTATATTGCACAGACTCTAAAATCGAGTGTGacgtcgaaaaaaaaatcaatagcttaatattaatcaaaagcttaattgtataatttaattatacaatgaaaaattacaaatatattgtaaccgTACTTAGATGTTATAAAAAgggaataaaagaaaaacttattatttttttgtaagaaaaacttacaagagaaaaaaaaacataaatccGGCTTCTAATTTCCCTGATCAATTCTCTGGTGTGTCCGCGTGATCATATCGCGCTTGATCACACTAGATTTCGATCCAGCAATCCTCCGAGTAGATCCGATCCCATTTGGAGCAGGCTCACGGATCCGTCGTAGTCAAAAGTATCGAAGGATGCCATTGCAGACGTCATGGGCGAGATTATCGGAGTTGTACTCCCATTCCCATTTCCGTTACTGCCACCGCCACCGTCAGTGAAGGGCCCAATCAAGTGCTTTCTAGTGTCCGGGCTGAGATGGTCGGGCAAAGATGTAACATTCACGTTCGCGCAATGCGGTACCATCTGATTGTCCACGTTGACGGATAATGGAGTCGTCAGGTTTCTCGATAATAGAGTTGGCACGTTACGGGAATTCATCAGAGAATCctagatttaaaaaagaaaaacgaaattactattattcaaattatcgTTTTCATATGGAAtatgctttaaaaaatgtgaaaacaatttgacaaatttcgataattaagcatgaattaaaatgtgcattttaattcaatttttttttcagagatatctaatttaaaactgaattattttaagatttattattttaaatatttaaaagtagcGATATTCTCGTATAATCctatttaagtgtaaaaaattctgattctCATATATAAATCATCACATGTGTGCAATATAAATCACCCTAAATAtgtttgcaatatatataaaattcttcataaaaaagcttagtgttaattaaaagcttaattttgacaaatgagattttttttttacagaagaaAATGAAACTTTGTTGCGTTTCGTGGGATAGGAAAAAAGGATAGAGTGGGAAGGAGATTATGCTGATAAGTGTCATGTTAAGCGATAAATCTCTTTTTAGCGCCCTCGAAGCCCTTTTCAAGACTACGATTACTCGCCATTCGCGTGACTCTAAAAACgtttaaatgtaaatgaaCGATTGCTAAGCAAAGCGACTGTGACTATCGTGTCGCGAGATCTAGACGAAGGTAAGCCTTGTGCAGATCGTAAATGACGATAGCTAACCTGTGATCGCAAAAACTTCCTgtcaagtaaataaaaaatttgatagtCGGCCACGTATCTTTGTCCATTAAAAtctgattattatatttcttttaaaattatttcattatttaatatgaaataattgtataagtatatgcataaataaaaaatatatgattaaaatcgttattaaaaattactggatataaataaaattttaaaagtagtagaaatatatatatatatatatatatatatatatatatatatatatttatatacacacatacatatatgtatgtatgctggtcccgtttattttatatttttattctgaatAAACAGATATCAATTTCTTGTTTTCATTTCTggcattttaattttcacgaaAAGACTTTTGATTGGTaattcgataaaataaaatcacatcTCAGTTGGACGTCTATCCAGAAATGTTCTTAGCGATAGatttgatgtaaaattgtaaatcatAGAATGACGATGGATATTGAAGGACAACGGTA
Proteins encoded in this window:
- the LOC105835938 gene encoding X-box-binding protein 1, whose translation is MSSVKSVIITLPKGVPKAVPRNEPSRSALSKLNFTTSILVDKVKMEGRKVDQQQQQQQQQEEMHDGGVDVAALLEPVVRGKKRRLDHLSWEEKLQRKKLKNRVAAQTSRDRKKARLDELEETVRMQKERNELLTQDCTMLRSQNDLLKSQNEWLLNENKRLRDERDAVRNTLTDQQQQPICSACRARVDGAVPSLGSAVSPNNPLPQGGTAQSASRPTRTPEVTVLLNFLTYFLLTNCLALSKVTTPSDSKSWRRASYEKLAQRLRQTLIDQMNKCPSTKLPLKNLTVQKHWWGRHQKMWKPIEPVEA